A window from Engraulis encrasicolus isolate BLACKSEA-1 chromosome 11, IST_EnEncr_1.0, whole genome shotgun sequence encodes these proteins:
- the LOC134458580 gene encoding inner centromere protein-like, translated as MPQQKLWRGKVEDLRREVALTRGDIKIMRREADHKMDAHWQLMEEAMGQWRELETRRAEAQQKEVQVKQTLGTSEEARRTAEVLQKNNERGRTSCRPQADMLTKERKKALLEKARAMRKQQEEEREAKEKTIKNLEERLATLDQEKKRKAFMKKARAMRNKQEQEREVRQRIITNLEARLAALEQQKRNNNSNNNNMMGEKAHYNISEQKTTESIAKSTGSCKGAVGEKEDHVVIDMEGAVGVKEDHVVIDMAGASEDQAENSQGQKQTSLLRRIKEMLGFGGH; from the coding sequence ATGCCACAGCAGAAATTATGGAGAGGAAAGGTGGAGGACTTGCGGAGGGAGGTTGCTTTGACGAGGGGAGACATCAAGATCATGAGAAGGGAGGCTGACCACAAGATGGATGCTCACTGGCAGCTCATGGAGGAAGCGATGGGACAGTGGAGGGAGTTGGAGACAAGGAGAGCTGAGGCCCAACAGAAAGAGGTACAAGTCAAGCAGACCCTGGGAACCTCTGAGGAGGCCAGAAGAACAGCAGAGGTGCTGCAGAAGAACAACGAAAGAGGTCGGACCAGTTGTCGGCCACAGGCTGACATGCTGACCAAAGAAAGGAAAAAGGCCTTATTGGAGAAAGCCAGGGCCATGAGAAAGCAgcaagaggaagaaagggaagcgAAAGAAAAGACAATAAAAAATCTGGAGGAAAGGCTTGCCACTTTGGaccaggagaagaagagaaaagctTTCATGAAGAAAGCCAGGGCCATGAGGAACAAGCAGGAGCAAGAAAGAGAAGTGCGACAGCGGATAATTACTAATCTGGAGGCAAGGCTTGCCGCTCTGGAGCAGCAAAAGAgaaataacaacagcaacaacaacaacatgatggGAGAAAAGGCTCACTATAACATCTCAGAACAGAAAACAACAGAATCGATTGCTAAGAGCACAGGAAGCTGCAAAGGAGCCGTTGGAGAAAAGGAAGACCATGTGGTCATCGATATGGAGGGAGCCGTTGGAGTAAAGGAAGACCATGTGGTCATCGATATGGCGGGAGCCAGTGAAGACCAGGCTGAAAACTCTCAGGGGCAAAAGCAAACATCTCTGCTGAGGAGGATCAAGGAGATGTTGGGCTTTGGAGGCCACTGA